In Elaeis guineensis isolate ETL-2024a chromosome 1, EG11, whole genome shotgun sequence, a genomic segment contains:
- the LOC105060749 gene encoding uncharacterized protein isoform X4: MECSRSAQWIPTRPHISSSSKIPFMRSRGSAAGKRREPADSRWRPGLQGRGGRSGRGNHSSCHISHDVGGGSNVGVGKENGVNQGTDKSITSSSLPTTHDTGNKFAATISSSVAGLDNGSTRMECQILGHGGTCQNSGGSVNTSVEECSTTEISKMATQLPGDINSVSASGQSIPNSDQFVSSRTTIVSRVYASASDPVLVQSCDACIPGVIGAIGCEVGGQRTPGVTDINRVASCDVASSELSSINGKNSSELGNSNKQGRTPSKSNGLDVIQISSQDGSSSSTTVSVGSRPSSNYSSRSQPLSGPQKAVGPAKEWKPKPTSVNSAPASGLSSTSEVQTMSAETVDPSLPASSSTPFKNTTSKLQDKLEEQQFSETHVIIPNHLQVPQSQITGLSFGSFDANFGLTMTDSNKSSTLLSESSQEVKENVEEPSPTFHNVSTTQEADYPDHLQPPAQIAENISTKEPEISSNVLAAPENDQPKPEASLAPESPQYSVVHTAHTYSNFGLVPPTVSSQFRTVEGAEPQSHEASHVSGFVVHQHFDPSTSYYTQIYRPAADGDGRFSPFLPPGAASKFNGSIAILHPQTGQSQQESGNSSVLSSTDPTLLVPQAAGVIPSSLAINQQPMPVFRQPAGVHFSHYPPNYYPYSQYFSPFYVPPPSLHHFLSNAAFPQQLPTGSMYLPPADAAAANPVKYSLSQHKPPTNNSNPIHTGMPTGFGIHSSSPASYSPTPAMTSGNSTSNEDGSMQSKENNADIDSQQSEVPTVWIPAPGRDVSSLQASSFYSLPPQGQHVTFAPTQAGHGSFTGIYQPTQIVAAGSVHPLLQQFQATSGAIEVAGTPAGIYQRPQRAPVNWVNNH; the protein is encoded by the exons ATGGAATGCtcaaggagtgctcaatggatcCCAACGAGACCGCACATAAGCTCCTCCTCCAag ATCCCTTTCATGAGGTCAAGAGGAAGCGCGGCAGGAAAAAGGAG GGAGCCTGCTGATTCTAGGTGGAGGCCAGGGTTGCAAGGGCGAGGGGGTAGGAGTGGTAGGGGAAATCATTCTTCTTGCCATATTTCTCATG ATGTTGGAGGTGGAAGTAATGTTGGTGTTGGAAAGGAAAATGGTGTCAATCAAGGCACAGATAAGAGCATCACATCTTCATCTTTGCCTACCACTCATGACACAGGAAATAAGTTCGCTGCCACTATATCAAG CTCTGTAGCTGGCCTGGATAATGGTTCCACCAGGATGGAATGCCAGATTTTGGGACACGGAGGTACATGCCAAAATTCCGGTGGCAGTGTTAACACCTCAGTAGAGGAATGTTCTACCACTGAAATAAGTAAGATGGCAACACAGCTACCGGGTGACATAAATAGTGTTTCTGCATCTGGCCAATCTATACCTAATTCTGACCAGTTTGTATCATCTAGAACAACAATTGTATCAAGAGTGTATGCATCAGCTTCAGACCCTGTGCTGGTGCAATCTTGTGATGCATGCATTCCAGGTGTTATTGGTGCCATCGGCTGTGAAGTTGGGGGTCAACGAACACCTGGAGTGACAGACATCAACAGAGTTGCATCTTGTGATGTTGCTAGTTCTGAGTTGTCATCTATAAATGGAAAGAATTCTTCAGAATTGGGCAATTCTAACAAACAAGGAAGGACGCCAAGCAAATCTAATGGACTTGATGTGATCCAAATTTCATCACAAGATGGATCTTCCTCTTCTACCACTGTCTCTGTGGGCAGTAGGCCATCTTCTAATTACAGCAGCAGATCACAGCCACTAAGTGGTCCTCAGAAAG CAGTTGGTCCTGCTAAGGAGTGGAAACCGAAACCAACGAGTGTGAATTCTGCTCCGGCCTCTGGTTTGTCAAGCACTTCtgaagttcaaactatgtcagcaGAAACTGTTGATCCCTCACTACCTGCATCAAGTTCTACCCCTTTCAAGAACACTACTTCGAAGCTGCAGGACAAGCTAGAGGAGCAGCAGTTTTCAGAAACCCATGTTATCATTCCAAATCATCTTCAGGTTCCACAATCTCAAATAACTGGTCTGAGCTTTGGAAGTTTTGATGCCAATTTTGGGCTGACCATGACTGATAGCAACAAGAGCTCGACGCTGTTGTCTGAGTCGTCTCAGGAGGTTAAAGAGAATGTTGAAGAGCCTTCTCCAAC CTTTCACAATGTGTCAACTACTCAAGAAGCAGATTATCCAGATCATCTGCAGCCACCAGCCCAGATTGCAGAAAATATATCAACCAAGGAGCCAGAAATTTCCTCCAATGTCCTTGCAGCACCCGAAAATGATCAACCAAAACCAGAAGCAAGTTTGGCCCCTGAAAGTCCTCAATACTCGGTGGTTCATACTGCACACACTTATTCAAATTTTGGACTGGTACCACCAACAGTGAGCAGCCAATTTAGAACCGTTGAAGGTGCTGAACCTCAGTCACATGAAGCCTCTCATGTCTCGGGCTTTGTT GTGCATCAACATTTTGATCCATCTACAAGCTACTATACACAAATTTACCGACCTGCTGCTGATGGTGATGGTCGCTTCTCTCCATTTCTTCCACCTGGTGCTGCTTCCAAATTCAACGGAAGCATTGCAATCTTACATCCTCAGACTGGCCAGTCTCAGCAGGAG AGTGGGAATTCTTCTGTTCTGTCTTCAACAGATCCGACCCTGCTTGTACCCCAAGCTGCTGGAGTTATTCCGAGCTCTCTTGCCATCAACCAACAACCAATGCCTGTCTTTCGACAGCCTGCTGGTGTACACTTTTCTCATTACCCTCCTAACTACTATCCATATAGTCAGTATTTCTCACCATTCTATGTTCCACCCCCAAGTCTTCACCATTTTTTAAGCAACGCCGCATTCCCCCAGCAACTTCCCACTGGAAGTATGTATCTGCCTCCAGCAGATGCAGCTGCTGCAAATCCTGTCAAGTATTCACTCTCTCAACACAAGCCTCCAACTAACAACAGTAATCCAATCCATACTGGAATGCCAACTGGCTTCGGCATACACAGTTCAAGTCCAGCCAGTTATAGTCCCACTCCTGCTATGACATCTGGAAACTCAACTAGCAATGAGGATGGTTCCATGCAGTCAAAAGAAAATAATGCCGACATTGATAGTCAACAG AGTGAAGTTCCAACTGTGTGGATTCCCGCACCTGGGAGGGACGTATCTAGTCTGCAGGCTAGTTCTTTCTACAGTCTCCCTCCTCAGGGACAGCATGTGACATTTGCACCAACACAGGCTGGCCATGGCTCCTTCACTGGAATCTACCAACCCACCCAGATAGTAGCTGCTGGTTCTGTTCATCCATTGCTCCAGCAGTTTCAGGCCACATCTGGAGCCATTGAAGTGGCCGGCACTCCTGCAGGCATATATCAGCGGCCACAACGTGCGCCGGTTAATTGGGTCAATAATCATTGA